The Brienomyrus brachyistius isolate T26 chromosome 7, BBRACH_0.4, whole genome shotgun sequence DNA segment CACAGACAGCAGGGTTTGCCACCTGCAGCGAGGGGCAGCAGAACCAAAGCTTGTGGACCCAATCAGTACCAGTACCACCCTCCTGGTGTCATTCTTAGTGCTTCGTAAATGCAAACCTTACAGCATTTTTCTATTTTCAGCATTAGCAAAGAAGCAAAGAAGCCGATCATAAGTGAGGTACAGCGATCCCTGATCCGCGGCACACGACAGGGCAAGAGCTCACTAGAGTGGCGTTTCCCAATCTAATCCTTGGGGACCCGCAGGCAGTTCACGTTTTTCAAAaacacagggagctgggaggaagcaaaacatggaccatctgggcATCTCCAGAACTCCAGAGGGATCTCTCTCTGTAGGAAACACCATACCTCCTGCGATAGGCATTGTCCAGGTAGGCGATGGAGGTGTTGGTCATGGGGTTGGTGGGCTGCCGCAAGAGCCAGTGCTTGTCctggacagagagagacaggaggaaccacGGCCTAAGCTTATGTTTCTCATATACTATGAGATGCTCTACCCCCCACCTCCCATGCAGATCCCAAACCTTCGCCCCCCCCCTCAAGCAACCTTTCCTCCAGGTTTGTTGAAGCTCCCGTCTCTGGGCGCCTTCAAGTTGCTGAAGGCGTTCTGGTACTGGGGGGCCGCTAGCCAAGGGGAGTGAGGGGCGGGTGGGGCCAGCATGATGAGGAACGGTCGCTGTGGGCTTCTCTCGTCGATGAACTGCATGGATCTGTTCACCTGGGCGGTAGGAGCATGGAGAAGGAGCAGAAGAGCGTTACGACACCCCAACACTGAGCCAGACCGCACCGGGCTCAGGAAACGGAGTCTTTGCAGGGGCTCAGCTGACTAACAGCAGCAGTAAGTGAGTCACATCCAGGCTGCACTGATGATTAACCACACTGGCTGCCGAGCACGCAGTCACAGAAGCAAAGGATAACCCATAATTTAGGTCCATACAATCCCCACAGGGGAAAACACACTGCTAGAAAATGAAGGTTTGGTGGAACAGCTCATGCCTTACGAGTCTTTTGCTTGGGGAGAATCAATTCGCCCCAGAGCTCACAGTTCTGTCCAAGTGACTGATAAATGATGCTGTAAACagatggtcacatgacctgaccAAACCTAACATGTGAGCACATTAGAACACTGAAGGCGTCACTAAAGCGTAACAGAACAGCAGATTTCTGTAGCGAAAGCGGACTGACACCTGACTAAACACTCCGCTTTGCGTTAAGGGTATACATACGTGCTGCATTAACCTAAACTGATGTCAGCCGAGTGaaaatgcaattaaataattattatataaacCTCAAACCAGACTTATGATACGTTGGACCTGGTGATTAAGGACAGGCTCTGTGACCAGAAAACACGCTGGATTAAACAGCGCATTTTCAAGTTCCGTATTTTATGTGACCTCGTGCCTCGTGATGGACGGGCTTCCTGTCAGGTGCCTTTGGctttctggggtgggggggtggtggtgtgaTGTGTCACGGTCCCGATTCGCCGGAGCTCACACTCACAATGAGATCTGTCAGGTAGTCCTTGTCATACTGGTCTCCATGGGTCTCCTCTTTGCCGTTCACCGATAGACTGTAGTTGTAATATTGCGAGTTCCCAACCTGTAGGCATGACATCATCCGATTATGTCATGAAACGGGCACCAACGACAAATGCTTAGCGATTACATCAACAACTTTGCACCCGGGGTTCCGTTAAACTAACGTTTCTTTGTACCGAGACCAAGGTGCAGAACTCTGcagttagcatagcagcatgcTAAATGTGAagacagaggcccagcaagaccAGTGAGATTCACCGATCAAAGAGGAAGTGCTACACCGTCCAATCAGCATCCAGTACAAGTGAGACAGGTGGTCAGATGTGATGTTCACACCGGAAGAAGCGTGTGAGACACGCAAATGGGGCAGGTTTGGTGATACTAACCAGAGCGTACCACTGGTCCCAGCCAGGGGGGACATGGCTCACACCCCCCGCCTCCTCCTTTCCATACTGCAGAGACGAAGAAAAGTGGGGAGGGGTTTAGAAGTAAGGACAGCCAATCAGCCCCCTCAAAGGCCAGCTATTTATTGCATTAATCACACTTACAACCAAAGAGGCTGCTAATGAAacacctgtcaaagtgtgtcagcttaaccACAAAACCTCTCCAAAAGTCACCCCAGAATTGGCAGTAAACAGTGGGGTAATGGTGTGATGCTAGGTGGGTACAGACCCCCAAGGTCCCCAGGTTACGAACGAGAGCCAACTGCAGGTCCATCTTCAAGTTGAATTTGTAGGCAAGTTGCAAGAGCGTTAAAGGGCAACGTGAAATTTAATATGGCGGACGGCGTTCTCCTTCCTCGAGCCGACAAACTGCTGAAACTGCACAGTGTTTTCACGAGTATCTAAGTAGAGTGCGCATTCATTATTACGAACCATTGTGTAACTAATTTTTAATATAACAGGCTTTATGGAAGTCTGTCCATAAGTACGACTTGTCCAGTCCTTCCCTTACTCCACGTCCCCTTTGTTCACCACAACCCTAGACTGGGGCTCGTAACAACAGCTGCAGCTTGTGTAAAATTAATTTGCACATGCCTAGTGCTGCCCAGTAGAGGGAGGTGACTATATATTGGAGGTCTGGATAAAGGAGGTTTGCCTGTATATCCATAGCAGTGTCTAACCAGAGCAGTTACAGGTGATTTTACAAGCGCAATCAAAAGTCAAGTATTTCATTCATGGATGCTACCCCGAGGGAACCTCTTAAAACTGACAGATGTTCCTCGGGCTTCAAGTCCAAGTAATAATCTGCTGATGAGCTCCTCAGAATGTAATTGCGATAACGGCTGAGGACTTTGCTGTCCAAATGAATGACATTTACTATGAGATTCACTGAAAGATTTGATAAAGATGAACAATATGAGAATCCTACTTAGACAAACAGTGCAGGAGTTTTTTTTCTACTACACAAAGCCAATCAAACCAATACTACATTTTCGGTGCAGTTCTAGCACCACCTAAGACGTTTCGTCAAAGTGAACGAAGCAGCTGTTCTGCTTAGCTGCCTGCtgccggctgcagaaaatgacACACAGGAGGATTTGAATGGTCCAGCCACACATACTGCTTTCTGCTTTACTGCAACAGCTGGGGATTGACAGCTCTGATCTATATAAATAATTCAACACTGCAGAGAGGGCGAGCAGTGTATAATTAAACACCTCCCAGTTCGATAACGATCCTAGTCCGTTTGTAACACGCGCCGTTGTTTACGGTGATGAGGcattgcatgctgggatacaACACAGATTACtaaagagcgagagagagaacgCCGTACTGTGGGAGGCTAAGAAGGGTGTCGCGGCAGACCTGGTTCAGGTACTTTCCCCCGTAGAAGGTCTGGTACAGCTGCTTCCCCAGGAAGACCGGAAAAGCCGTCGTCTCGGGTCCCTGCTGCCATGCAGGGCTGCTGCAGTTACCCCCCAGGGAGTTGTTACGCACTTCATGGTTGTGGGGGGTACTTTCCCGTCAGAATACTGCTGCGGCTGGGGCAGCACAGGGGCGACACCACGAACTGCGGGAGAGGCAAAGGAAGGCACAGCAACAGGTGAGCTTAAGCAAATATCCAGACCTGAAGAACGTGCAAAGACGACCAGGTTACAGAAAAACCAAACTTACAAAGAGATCACAACAATTAGTACTTAATAATATTTATAGCAAAAGGATCCAACCTTCAAGGAAACATTCATATACTACAATCGCAATTTAgaatgttatttaaaaacaaagaaagacAGTTTGAGGAAGTGAGGAAAAGATGGGGATTTATTTCAGATGGCGGAGGCGGTGTGGGGGCGGGACCACTTCTGTGTCAGCATATTAGCAGGTTTCCGACGTGTACAGAAACTTCACAAGTTggaggggagcaaaaatgtggatcatgtggggggggggggggggggggtttagaaaCCCTGCATTTAGCAGAAACGTttctccaaagtgacatacaagtgaggcgAAACGCACATTACAAACGTACAGCTGCTGAGGAGTCGGTCAGGCACAAGTGcaactaggctgagcttccaatgaatacAGAAGCTACACAATTTCTAACCAAGCAAGAACCTGATAAGACAATCCAGGGACCAGAAGTGCAACATTCAGGGAACATGAAGAGGCATCAGGGAAGTGAAGATATTCATGGGCCAGACGGCTCTACGGCATTTACTGAGCATTACTACACACAAGTCAAATAGGGCCTTCTGATATCAGGGACAAATACTCACAGCATTGGAAAAGTAGACCCCGGCATCACCAATCAGCGATTTCGTCTTCTTCATTGGTGTCTAAAGCAGCAGTAAGTCAACATTGTGCAAGTTAATAATTACAAGAGCCAGTATTGGAAGCACCCTAGTATGATGGATAATGTCCAGTAACACCATTTGGCTTTGTCCCCCATAACCACtggttatttcattttttttccccatttccccattctgggttgccagctctcacacatctggcatgacactcacgATTTATCTTATGacaaatattattatattataaatctaaaattagctatatcaaaagcattggggtagtttgcaaacaatACATATTGTTTAGAAAGTAATGAAACCTACATACATGTtaacatgtgtgcatgtgtgtgcagacttgtctcgaattgaaaatctcacgctagAAAACTGAGCAAAGTTGCTAACACTAAGACATCTTCCACGCACTTACCATGGACAAGGCAACGTTGGTTTCCACTGATGTGCGTGTGTATTTTGTCAATATTTATCGTGTGTAtgtttaacaaaaacaaaaaaaaaacgaatcaaTAGTGACTCGCATGAGAAAGGGGATCGTAAACTAGAATGTGTGTGAACGCCCTTCGACCCAGCAAACCGCTTACTGCTGGAGACGAAGcgaaaaaaatgaatgaaagcgGAAGCTCAGAGTGGCTGCCAAATTTATGCATCAGAAACAACAACCGATCAGGCACCATTTGTCTTTGGAGAGATTTTTAAAAGTATATGAAAACAGCATTTCGTCACGTTTCACAGCCATTCCACCTGcacagtcacatgacagcaCAGGCGTAAACTGCTTGGCACGAATCCGTCCGTCCCGATCTAATCAGACAACCAACCTAAAGTTGGAACATTTACCTTCCTATTAACCCATAACGTGGGAGGCAAGGGGCCGTAAATAGAAAGTAATGCTTTTGTGTTTCGTCTGCCGATTGAGTTACTGCATATTTCACAGTTCAGGGTTCTTCTTAGGATTAGACAGAAAAGCAATAAACGAGCTTAAGGCTAGTGCTTGTATATTGAAACTTTCATTTCAAACCGCAGAAATACGGCTGCGTCGCCTTTTTCCTGACGGTAGGTGCGACACAGGATCGAGATCATCTTTAACACTGCAAACGAGGCACATATCACATCAAAGTTAAACTTTCTGGCCAGTTGCACCAGCTGAAGTTACTGGTGAATGTGAGTCGGTCATAAACTGGGGTTTTCCAGGTTAGTGCTCGGGGAAGCGGATCTCACCAGTCCCCCGAGCTGGACATCCTGGTCGTCGGTGAGGATCAACACGATGTTGCTGGGCTTGGCGCACACGGAGCTCCAGAGCGCGCAGGCACACAGCGCCGCCAGCGCCGCTCCTCCCCGGCCGCGGCTCGGGCGCCAGTCCCTCGGGCTCCGTCTCGTCTGCGGACCGGCCATTGGCAATTACAGCCCAGGAACAGCACTACTGCCGCACACGCAGTGATTTGCATATAGGAAAATATAGAGAGGAGGGCAGAAGTTACGGAAAGCGATATAAAGGGGAGGTCTGAAGCGTTCGAGGAAGCGTGAAGCACTTGCCGATGGTCATAtgacgtgattttttttttgcaagtttaaaACGCGATTGTAATTAGTCAGCAAAAAATATTACGATTCCCGTTTGCTTGGATAA contains these protein-coding regions:
- the gnsb gene encoding LOW QUALITY PROTEIN: glucosamine (N-acetyl)-6-sulfatase (Sanfilippo disease IIID), b (The sequence of the model RefSeq protein was modified relative to this genomic sequence to represent the inferred CDS: deleted 1 base in 1 codon); this translates as MAGPQTRRSPRDWRPSRGRGGAALAALCACALWSSVCAKPSNIVLILTDDQDVQLGGLTPMKKTKSLIGDAGVYFSNAFVVSPLCCPSRSSILTGKYPHNHEVRNNSLGGNCSSPAWQQGPETTAFPVFLGKQLYQTFYGGKYLNQYGKEEAGGVSHVPPGWDQWYALVGNSQYYNYSLSVNGKEETHGDQYDKDYLTDLIVNRSMQFIDERSPQRPFLIMLAPPAPHSPWLAAPQYQNAFSNLKAPRDGSFNKPGGKDKHWLLRQPTNPMTNTSIAYLDNAYRRRWQTLLSVDDLVEKLLKKLEDVKELNNTYVFFTSDHGYHTGQFSLPIDKRQLYEFDIRVPLMVRGPGIKPNQTLQAPVLNIDLGPTFLDIAGVNLSQVNMDGQSFLPQMAPSLRNGTSRPYFLVEYIGEGHTGPDPDCPKLGSGLSECFPDCVCEDSFNNTYACVRTLTGYNMQYCEFADSESFVEVYNLTADPHQLENIVKKVDPTLLQTMNQRLIRLQSCVGSSCRDNKY